The BD1-7 clade bacterium genome segment TTGCGAGCGATCTATAATTTCCACCCTTTGTTTTCTAGTCAGCCGTTCGATTTTTGGTACGGTAACAATGATCGAAAGTATGAAGGCGCCACCGTTGAAGGCGGTGATGTGATGATCATCGGCAACGGCTTGGTATTGATTGGACTTGGCGAGCGAACCAGCCCTCAGGCTGTTGAGCTATTAGCCACTGCGCTCTTTCAAGCGGGGGCGGCCCGCCAAGTTATTGCAGTGAAGCTTCCGAAAGCCAGATCAAGCATGCATTTGGATACCGTCATGACCATGCTAGATCGAGATTGCTTTACTATTTTTCCTGAAGTTATGCACTCGACTGAATGTTGGCGAATCACTCAAGGTTCCGGCAACAAATCATTGAAGATCGAATCCCTTGGCGAACGTCTGTTTGATGCGTTGAAAGACCATCTTGGCGTTGATCGGTTGCGCTTGATTGAAACCGGCGGTGACGTATTTCAACAAGAGCGCGAACAATGGAATGACGCCAATAACGTGCTAACTATCCGCCCCGGTGTTGTTGTCGGTTATGAACATAACGCCCGAACAGTATCGCGAATGCGTGAAGCCGGCGTCACGGTGATGACGATACCGGGTAGCGAACTTGGGCGCGGTCGCGGCGGTGCGCGCTGCATGAGTTGTCCGTTCGATCGGGATGATATCGACTAAATCTGACGGGCAGTCTATTTGCTGTTGTATTCATTAGGAGATAAACCGATGAGCTTTCACTTGCGAGATCGCAGCCTGACATCTTTAGACGTATTAACGCCGAAAGAAATACGATTTTTACTCGATTTGTCTGCTGACCTGAAAATGGCGAAGTATTCCGGATCGGAGCGCCAACGCCTAACCGGCAAGAATATCGCGCTGATTTTTGAAAAATCCTCGACACGAACCCGTTGTGCCTTTGAAGTTGCGGCTTATGATCAAGGCGCCAATGTGACATACCTTGGCCCCAGCGGTTCGCAGATTGGTTACAAGGAATCCATGAAAGATACCGCTCGGGTGCTTGGGCGGATGTATGATGCGATCGAATACCGAGGTTTTTCTCAGCATAATGTTGACGTGCTTAAAGCGAATTCTAACGTACCCGTTTGGAATGGGTTAACTGATGAATATCATCCGACTCAGATTCTTGCTGACTTGCTAACCATGAGAGAGCACAGCGACAAACCGCTCAGAGATGTGCGTTTCTGCTTTTTAG includes the following:
- the arcA gene encoding Arginine deiminase, with amino-acid sequence MHQSRCYVGSETGRLRRVILHRPGLDLERLTPSNREGLLFDDVLNVERAGKEHDYFAQTLRDEGVEVHLLRNLLADVLENSDARQWLLQQQCSAYFLGTKLADEVREYLLGMSALDMATYLICGLTRSELPGRSDSLVETVKGPYDFILPPLPNHLFTRDTSCWIFNGVSVNPMAKQARRRETANLRAIYNFHPLFSSQPFDFWYGNNDRKYEGATVEGGDVMIIGNGLVLIGLGERTSPQAVELLATALFQAGAARQVIAVKLPKARSSMHLDTVMTMLDRDCFTIFPEVMHSTECWRITQGSGNKSLKIESLGERLFDALKDHLGVDRLRLIETGGDVFQQEREQWNDANNVLTIRPGVVVGYEHNARTVSRMREAGVTVMTIPGSELGRGRGGARCMSCPFDRDDID